In Gammaproteobacteria bacterium (ex Lamellibrachia satsuma), a single genomic region encodes these proteins:
- a CDS encoding long-chain fatty acid ABC transporter, with translation MLMNRGKNILAITLLGSLPMAANATNGDQVLGVTATQWGMGGAVVAAPQDTGTLLTNPAGIAELGIEEARFDLSPGFLNPPREVNGNESDSNLFFMPSGTAAFKINDQLYFGLGMAAISGFGVDFSDALPMQNNQQFVTTKGFFKLAPSIAYKVSDKLSLGGSVNIGYQSLALSTPGFTFAQNQQFGFGVTLGAIYHLNDKMQLGASWVSKTEVSEHEFNTAAGKFGVDIDMPQTFALGFAFRPLDGMLVELDAKWIDFSDTMGSVNISHPAGYTPGDFGMMVPSTLNFGWDDQLVIALGVQKEINPKTTVRFGINYAEAPFGEEDVDNNLGSVAIPELHLSLGLTRKLTDRISGSFSYTHAFENELTSNTGSGNTISIEQNIVYVQLSYAL, from the coding sequence ATGTTGATGAATAGAGGAAAAAATATCCTGGCAATTACGCTGCTCGGCAGCCTGCCGATGGCTGCGAACGCGACCAACGGAGATCAGGTGTTGGGCGTGACTGCGACCCAATGGGGTATGGGTGGAGCCGTGGTGGCAGCACCACAGGATACCGGTACCCTGCTCACCAACCCGGCGGGAATTGCCGAACTTGGAATCGAAGAGGCCAGATTCGATCTGAGTCCGGGTTTTCTTAATCCACCAAGAGAGGTCAATGGCAACGAGAGTGATTCCAACCTCTTTTTCATGCCGTCTGGAACTGCTGCGTTTAAAATCAACGACCAGCTCTATTTTGGTTTGGGTATGGCAGCCATCTCGGGTTTTGGTGTTGATTTTTCAGATGCACTTCCAATGCAAAACAATCAGCAGTTCGTGACAACCAAGGGATTTTTTAAGTTGGCGCCGTCGATTGCGTACAAAGTCAGTGACAAACTCTCTCTCGGTGGTTCTGTCAATATCGGCTACCAGAGTCTGGCACTTAGTACACCCGGCTTCACCTTTGCGCAAAATCAGCAATTTGGTTTTGGCGTGACACTGGGTGCGATCTATCACCTCAATGACAAGATGCAGCTCGGTGCGTCATGGGTCAGTAAGACGGAGGTAAGTGAACATGAATTCAATACAGCTGCAGGAAAGTTTGGCGTCGATATTGATATGCCCCAGACCTTTGCACTGGGTTTCGCCTTCCGTCCTCTCGACGGTATGTTGGTCGAACTGGATGCCAAATGGATCGACTTCAGCGACACTATGGGATCGGTGAATATCAGCCATCCTGCCGGTTACACCCCGGGTGATTTCGGAATGATGGTGCCGTCAACACTGAACTTCGGGTGGGATGACCAACTGGTCATAGCCCTGGGCGTGCAGAAAGAGATAAACCCGAAGACGACTGTGCGGTTTGGCATCAACTATGCGGAGGCACCTTTTGGTGAAGAGGACGTGGACAACAACCTCGGTTCCGTGGCGATACCGGAACTGCATCTCTCACTGGGGCTGACGCGTAAACTCACTGATCGGATCTCCGGTTCGTTCTCCTATACCCACGCCTTTGAAAATGAATTAACGTCCAATACCGGCTCCGGGAATACCATATCCATCGAGCAGAACATCGTCTACGTGCAGTTGAGCTACGCGCTTTGA
- a CDS encoding DUF2892 domain-containing protein, which produces MTIDRIVRLMAGVMILLSLALTHYVHPYWAFLTLFVGANLMQSGITNICPLSSILKKFGVPDGTACSG; this is translated from the coding sequence ATGACTATTGATAGAATTGTCCGCCTGATGGCGGGAGTGATGATCCTGCTGAGTCTGGCCCTGACTCACTATGTCCATCCTTACTGGGCGTTTTTGACCCTGTTTGTCGGCGCTAACCTGATGCAGAGCGGTATCACCAATATCTGTCCGCTCTCCAGTATCCTGAAAAAGTTTGGGGTGCCGGATGGAACAGCCTGTTCGGGTTGA
- a CDS encoding cytochrome c, producing MCKTCWTITALMLIVILGMAYKFIVVGSVEQATDGRLSLQLEPAEKDLVMAEMRAFLVTVQQINEGVVQDDMKKVADAARKVGRAAQEAVPVSLMGKLPLDFKKLGFDTHTKFDSLALDAEQFGDKEQTLGALAELMQNCISCHAGYRIDLVLE from the coding sequence ATGTGTAAGACTTGCTGGACCATTACTGCCCTGATGCTGATTGTGATACTGGGCATGGCCTACAAATTTATCGTCGTGGGTAGCGTTGAACAGGCTACCGACGGGCGCTTGAGCCTGCAGTTGGAACCCGCCGAAAAGGATCTGGTGATGGCGGAGATGCGCGCTTTTCTGGTGACCGTGCAGCAGATCAATGAAGGTGTTGTTCAGGATGACATGAAAAAGGTTGCCGATGCCGCACGCAAAGTGGGACGCGCGGCGCAGGAAGCCGTGCCAGTCTCTTTGATGGGAAAACTGCCCCTCGATTTCAAGAAGCTGGGATTCGATACCCATACCAAATTTGACTCCCTGGCTCTGGATGCCGAGCAGTTCGGTGACAAGGAACAGACCCTGGGCGCATTGGCCGAACTGATGCAGAATTGCATCTCCTGTCATGCGGGTTACCGGATTGATTTGGTTCTGGAATAA
- a CDS encoding EAL domain-containing protein codes for MKAGHTDKISTPAKTADIQRLNAERLKLLYSMGHVALLANQATALVAVAIFWRPIEVSLLLFWFFALGIINAAREFLLRSFHKHNGRPLPGISWQTAYMAGAILSGTLWGFFGLFLDFGWPLPYQVAMFLLLTGLTAGAIPSNAVVFPVYLGFAAPVITPLLILLLTRGDLTNQAMAGMVIIYLILIIVTGRNYARSISRSLALRMENRELLRSITSANAELSFQASHDPLTGLNNRREFEHRLEQALDNAQREHRQHVCIYMDLDQFKIVNDTCGHAAGDQLLRELAVTLEPKLRSSDILARLGGDEFGILLDGCSLNKGMEIAHTFQRTVEAFQFFWEGKRFQVNASIGVVCIDQESAGADTILSDADMACYAAKDLGRGRVHLYEKSDKELTKRRIEYHWVNQLRGALDEDRFRLYKQDIVPFNTSVKEERRAEVLLRLQCEGNEIILPDQFLPSAERYGLMMTIDRWVIEHSLRWLVECRETDLLLNVNLSGVSLGEETTLTAIRQMFIDYPVDPGVICFEVTETAAIANMSTASRFIEEMRRMGCSFALDDFGSGLSSFAYLKHLPVDFLKIDGDFVKDVLDDPVDRAVVEAVITLSRSLGISTIAEHVESAAIKEEMIKLGVDYGQGFALARPVPLD; via the coding sequence TTGAAAGCAGGGCACACTGACAAAATATCCACACCGGCCAAGACGGCAGACATTCAGCGGCTCAACGCCGAGCGGCTCAAACTGCTCTATTCCATGGGGCATGTTGCCCTGCTGGCCAACCAAGCCACCGCATTGGTGGCAGTTGCTATTTTTTGGCGTCCCATCGAAGTTTCACTGCTGCTCTTCTGGTTTTTCGCCCTGGGCATCATCAACGCCGCCCGTGAGTTCTTGCTGCGCTCCTTCCACAAACACAATGGGCGGCCGCTCCCGGGAATCAGTTGGCAGACCGCCTATATGGCAGGCGCCATTCTCTCCGGCACACTTTGGGGCTTTTTCGGTCTATTTCTCGATTTCGGATGGCCACTACCTTACCAAGTCGCCATGTTCCTTCTGCTGACCGGCCTGACCGCCGGCGCGATCCCCTCCAACGCCGTGGTTTTTCCGGTCTACCTGGGATTTGCTGCACCGGTCATCACACCGCTGCTGATACTACTACTCACCCGCGGGGATCTCACCAACCAGGCTATGGCAGGCATGGTCATCATCTATCTGATCCTCATCATTGTCACCGGCCGCAACTACGCACGCAGTATCTCGCGATCGCTCGCTCTGAGAATGGAAAACCGTGAACTGCTCCGAAGCATCACTTCAGCCAACGCAGAGCTCTCTTTCCAGGCCAGCCACGACCCTCTGACCGGTCTCAACAACCGCCGCGAGTTCGAACACCGCCTCGAACAGGCATTGGACAACGCACAGCGGGAACACCGGCAACATGTCTGTATCTACATGGATCTTGATCAGTTCAAGATAGTCAACGATACCTGTGGTCACGCCGCAGGAGACCAACTGCTGCGCGAGCTTGCTGTAACACTTGAGCCGAAACTGCGCAGTTCAGATATCCTGGCGCGTCTGGGTGGTGACGAATTCGGCATCCTGCTGGATGGTTGTTCTCTGAATAAAGGGATGGAGATCGCCCACACCTTTCAGCGAACTGTGGAAGCGTTCCAGTTTTTCTGGGAAGGCAAACGGTTCCAGGTCAATGCCAGTATCGGCGTAGTCTGCATCGACCAGGAGAGCGCCGGTGCCGACACCATACTCAGTGATGCGGACATGGCCTGTTATGCCGCCAAAGACCTCGGGCGGGGACGGGTGCACCTATACGAGAAGAGTGACAAGGAACTCACAAAGCGCCGTATCGAATACCACTGGGTTAACCAGTTACGCGGCGCCCTGGATGAAGATCGATTTCGGCTCTACAAACAGGATATCGTGCCCTTCAACACAAGTGTTAAAGAAGAGCGCCGGGCCGAGGTCCTGCTGCGTCTGCAATGTGAAGGGAACGAAATCATCCTTCCCGATCAATTCCTGCCCTCAGCAGAACGTTACGGCCTGATGATGACCATTGACCGTTGGGTGATCGAACATAGCCTGCGGTGGCTGGTTGAATGCAGGGAAACCGACCTGCTGCTCAACGTCAATCTTTCCGGCGTCTCCCTGGGGGAGGAAACCACCCTCACTGCTATCCGCCAAATGTTCATCGACTACCCGGTGGATCCCGGCGTCATCTGTTTTGAGGTAACGGAGACCGCTGCCATCGCGAATATGTCCACCGCCTCCCGGTTCATCGAAGAGATGCGGAGGATGGGTTGCAGCTTTGCGCTGGATGATTTTGGCAGTGGACTCAGCTCCTTCGCCTACCTGAAACATCTGCCGGTGGACTTTCTCAAGATCGACGGCGATTTTGTGAAGGATGTACTCGATGACCCGGTAGACCGTGCAGTGGTGGAAGCGGTTATCACACTGAGCCGCAGCCTGGGTATCAGCACCATCGCAGAACATGTGGAATCTGCTGCCATAAAAGAGGAGATGATCAAGCTGGGCGTCGACTACGGGCAGGGTTTCGCGCTCGCCCGCCCTGTCCCTCTCGACTGA
- a CDS encoding glycosyltransferase family 2 protein gives MSPHPSDQQPSLCVIIPTLNEGRQLPSLLNQLLEQEAIDLEVIVADGGSDDDTVALAAHAGAKVAKTTPGRGRQMNGALSQCNAPYLLFLHADSKLTSRSQLSDALKALQQQIAAAGHQRIAGHFRLRFLRDNPGRNLTYRYYEEKSALNRMECTNGDQGFLMSQDFFNQLGGFDESLRFLEDQRLAETIRLKGCWITLPGELQTSARRFEKEGLGRRMILSALIMNFHQIGFIEFFQRAGKVYRNQSETGPLQLSPIFQLIDKLNREAKPGVARKRWVATGHYVLGHAWQPFFYLDITLLYFFGFKKRPFLTLHDRIFKPLTNFVLFDDLTAGLVWLWFRASWTFFRYREKT, from the coding sequence ATTTCACCCCACCCGTCTGACCAACAACCCAGCCTCTGTGTGATCATTCCCACCCTCAATGAGGGGAGACAACTGCCGTCACTGCTCAATCAGTTGTTGGAGCAGGAGGCCATAGACCTTGAGGTTATTGTGGCTGACGGGGGTTCGGACGATGACACTGTGGCGTTGGCAGCACATGCCGGGGCCAAAGTTGCCAAGACGACTCCCGGGCGGGGGCGACAGATGAACGGCGCACTCTCGCAGTGCAACGCACCCTACCTGCTGTTTCTGCACGCCGATTCCAAGCTGACCTCACGATCACAGCTGTCAGATGCGCTCAAGGCATTGCAGCAACAGATTGCAGCAGCAGGACACCAGCGTATCGCAGGCCATTTCCGTCTGCGATTTCTGCGCGACAATCCAGGCCGAAATCTCACCTACCGCTATTACGAGGAGAAGAGTGCACTGAACCGGATGGAGTGCACCAACGGCGATCAGGGATTTCTGATGTCGCAGGACTTCTTCAATCAGCTGGGCGGTTTCGATGAATCTCTCAGGTTTCTTGAAGATCAGCGTCTGGCGGAGACCATTCGCCTCAAGGGCTGCTGGATAACCCTGCCGGGAGAGTTGCAGACCTCAGCGCGCCGCTTCGAAAAGGAAGGACTCGGACGCCGTATGATCCTCTCCGCCCTTATCATGAATTTCCACCAGATCGGATTTATCGAATTCTTTCAAAGAGCCGGCAAGGTCTATCGCAACCAGAGTGAAACCGGTCCTTTGCAACTCTCACCGATATTCCAACTTATCGATAAGCTCAATAGAGAGGCGAAACCCGGGGTCGCCCGCAAGCGCTGGGTTGCCACCGGTCACTATGTGCTCGGCCATGCGTGGCAGCCCTTTTTCTATCTCGATATCACACTGTTGTATTTTTTTGGATTTAAAAAACGCCCGTTTTTAACCCTGCACGACCGAATATTCAAACCTCTGACCAACTTCGTCCTTTTCGACGATTTGACCGCTGGCTTGGTCTGGCTCTGGTTCAGGGCCTCCTGGACGTTCTTCCGTTACCGGGAAAAAACCTAA
- a CDS encoding acetolactate synthase large subunit has translation MPSAARLFIKCLENEGVDTIFGIPGEENLDVMDALLDSSIKFVTVRHEQGAAFMADVYGRLTGRAGVCLATLGPGATNLITGFADANMDRAPIVAIAGQGATTRMHKESHQVLDLVNLFAPISQYSTEILEPGVVPEIVRKAFKDAQTEKPGGAFISFPENIAGSQVSETIKPLRAQAPTPSSPPYEKIGQVADLISDAKAPIIMAGNGVIRSDACDALVKFAENLNIPVAQTFMAKGCIPFSHPLSLGTVGLQANDYVACGFSRADLILCIGFDMVEYHPHLWHPNADKKIIHIDQTYAEVDAHYVLEAGVIGDITESLQRIEKLAKPRDLAPTSDLRELIINELDQYADDDSYPFKPQKILYDTRQVMGTEDILISDVGAHKMWIARLYRCERPNTCIISNGFASMGIGVPGAISAKMVFPQRRVMTITGDAGFMMNSQEIETALRHNIAIVIMIWHDSEYGLIKWHQQRHFGRTGHISFNNPDFVKYAESFGAKGYRVESAETLIPTLEQAFADETVVVVDVPVDYSENMKLTEKLGKLICPI, from the coding sequence ATGCCCAGCGCCGCACGATTGTTCATCAAATGTCTCGAAAATGAAGGTGTCGATACTATTTTCGGGATACCGGGAGAAGAGAACCTCGATGTCATGGATGCGCTGCTGGATAGCAGCATCAAGTTCGTCACCGTTCGACATGAACAGGGCGCTGCCTTTATGGCCGATGTCTACGGAAGGCTTACCGGCCGGGCCGGGGTTTGTCTCGCAACGCTCGGGCCTGGCGCGACCAACCTGATCACCGGCTTTGCGGATGCAAATATGGACCGGGCACCCATTGTCGCTATCGCCGGGCAGGGCGCCACCACCCGGATGCACAAGGAGAGCCATCAGGTACTCGATCTGGTCAATCTATTTGCACCTATCTCCCAATACAGTACCGAAATCCTCGAACCCGGGGTCGTACCGGAGATCGTACGCAAGGCATTCAAAGACGCGCAAACAGAGAAACCCGGCGGCGCCTTCATCAGCTTTCCGGAAAATATTGCCGGCAGCCAGGTGAGTGAGACGATCAAGCCACTCAGGGCCCAGGCGCCAACCCCCTCATCGCCGCCTTATGAGAAGATCGGACAGGTGGCGGATCTGATCTCCGATGCCAAGGCACCGATCATCATGGCGGGCAACGGCGTGATCCGAAGTGATGCCTGTGACGCCCTGGTAAAATTTGCGGAGAACCTCAATATCCCGGTGGCCCAGACATTCATGGCAAAAGGGTGCATCCCCTTTTCCCATCCACTCAGTCTCGGCACCGTCGGCTTACAGGCCAATGACTATGTCGCCTGCGGCTTCAGCCGTGCAGACCTCATCCTCTGTATTGGTTTCGACATGGTGGAGTACCACCCTCATCTCTGGCATCCCAACGCTGATAAAAAGATTATCCACATCGACCAAACCTATGCGGAGGTTGATGCACACTACGTCCTGGAGGCCGGGGTGATCGGGGATATCACCGAATCCCTGCAACGCATAGAGAAACTGGCAAAACCCCGCGACCTGGCACCGACCAGCGACCTGCGGGAACTTATCATCAACGAGTTGGATCAGTATGCCGATGACGACAGTTACCCCTTCAAACCCCAGAAGATTCTCTACGATACACGGCAGGTGATGGGGACTGAGGACATACTGATCTCCGATGTCGGCGCCCACAAGATGTGGATAGCCCGGCTCTACCGCTGTGAGCGGCCCAACACCTGCATCATCTCCAACGGTTTCGCCTCCATGGGGATCGGCGTACCCGGTGCGATCTCGGCGAAGATGGTGTTTCCGCAGCGCCGGGTGATGACGATTACCGGTGACGCAGGTTTCATGATGAACTCCCAGGAGATCGAGACCGCACTGCGGCACAACATCGCCATCGTAATCATGATCTGGCACGACAGTGAATATGGGCTGATCAAGTGGCATCAACAACGCCACTTCGGCCGCACCGGACATATCAGCTTCAACAACCCTGACTTCGTAAAATACGCTGAATCCTTCGGCGCCAAAGGGTACCGGGTAGAGAGTGCCGAAACACTCATTCCGACTTTGGAACAGGCCTTTGCCGATGAGACCGTCGTAGTGGTTGATGTCCCGGTGGACTACTCGGAGAATATGAAATTGACCGAAAAACTGGGCAAACTGATCTGCCCGATTTAG
- a CDS encoding cadherin-like domain-containing protein has translation MASLTLVACGVDDSVTVDTTSEAVGSSREPVANPDAASTVEGQEVVFSVLDNDTAEDIGAVSVSILTQAAHGALFLGLDNMVTYVPDASFTGTDSFLYQITDANGAISTAMVSISVDCGAISCTYPIQLSWSAGSTTDVSGYYVYHGEISGEYVEKVWVDGDTVAEFTVSGLGTHYFAVTAVSLSGIESSYSPEAVVVL, from the coding sequence TTGGCGAGTCTGACGCTTGTTGCCTGCGGTGTAGACGATAGTGTGACTGTCGATACGACTTCCGAGGCGGTCGGTAGCTCCCGTGAGCCGGTGGCGAACCCTGATGCCGCCTCTACCGTCGAAGGTCAGGAGGTCGTTTTCAGTGTGCTGGATAACGACACTGCCGAGGATATAGGGGCGGTTTCAGTCTCTATCCTGACTCAGGCTGCCCACGGTGCCCTGTTCCTTGGCCTGGATAACATGGTTACCTACGTGCCTGATGCTTCATTCACCGGCACAGATTCATTTCTCTATCAGATTACCGACGCTAACGGGGCGATCTCCACGGCGATGGTTTCCATCTCTGTGGACTGTGGCGCAATCTCCTGCACCTATCCGATTCAACTCTCCTGGAGCGCAGGCAGCACTACAGATGTTTCCGGTTACTATGTCTATCATGGTGAGATCTCCGGCGAGTATGTCGAGAAGGTCTGGGTCGATGGCGATACGGTGGCGGAGTTCACTGTCAGCGGTCTGGGCACCCACTATTTCGCAGTGACGGCAGTAAGCCTGAGTGGCATTGAGTCCTCCTATTCTCCCGAAGCGGTTGTTGTTCTCTAG
- the dnaX gene encoding DNA polymerase III subunit gamma/tau, which produces MSYQVLARKWRPQLFSQLVGQEHVVRALANALDNDRLHHAYLFTGTRGVGKTTLARIFAKSLNCEEGVSSTPCGVCSACREIDEGRFVDLLEVDAASRTKVDQTRELLENVPYAPVRGRYKVYLIDEVHMFSASSFNALLKTLEEPPPHVKFILATTDPQKVPVTVLSRCLQFNLKRLSREQIGGQLSHILGQERIGFDDESLSLLSRGADGSMRDGLSLLDQAIAFGGGALQAADVGAMLGTIAGDSIHALADALAGNDAAGLLQRIAGMSELAADFATATQNLLALLHQIALCQLVPDFQPDDAFDVAQVKRLAQSLAPEDVQLYYQIGLSGQRELSLAPDPRSGFEMLLLRMLAFRPEAAGSGSNTGESTQVPSGSPAPNATASVGGKQVRRERAPTQAGKPQPAQTEKREQVTDPSRWDEFAAGLRLGGIASQLANNCAFAGWDGKALKLKLDPASRQLRVGQAEKRLLDGIRSVLGAEVKIDFVVETSDKETPAMRQKRNLNERQQEAEASMAEDPLVRELEEHLSARVVSGSVKPVD; this is translated from the coding sequence ATGTCCTATCAGGTTCTTGCCCGAAAATGGCGTCCTCAACTGTTCAGCCAGCTGGTTGGGCAGGAACATGTCGTCAGGGCGCTTGCCAACGCCCTCGACAATGACCGGCTCCACCATGCCTATCTGTTTACCGGTACCCGTGGTGTTGGTAAGACTACCCTGGCAAGAATCTTTGCCAAATCGCTCAACTGCGAGGAGGGGGTCAGCTCAACACCCTGCGGTGTATGCTCCGCCTGTCGGGAGATAGACGAAGGGCGGTTTGTCGACTTGTTGGAAGTGGATGCGGCTTCCCGGACCAAAGTGGATCAGACCAGAGAACTGTTGGAAAACGTTCCCTATGCGCCGGTCAGAGGGCGTTACAAAGTTTATCTGATTGATGAAGTTCACATGTTTTCCGCCAGTAGTTTCAATGCCTTGTTGAAAACACTTGAGGAACCGCCTCCGCATGTGAAATTTATTCTGGCTACAACCGATCCCCAGAAAGTGCCGGTGACCGTGCTCTCCCGCTGTTTGCAGTTCAATCTCAAGCGTCTCTCCCGGGAACAGATCGGCGGACAGCTCAGTCATATCCTGGGACAGGAGCGTATTGGATTTGATGATGAGTCGCTCTCACTGCTCTCTCGTGGGGCCGATGGCAGTATGCGTGACGGACTGAGTCTTTTGGATCAGGCTATCGCCTTTGGCGGCGGGGCACTGCAGGCTGCTGATGTCGGGGCAATGCTCGGTACCATTGCCGGGGATTCGATTCACGCTCTGGCGGACGCACTTGCCGGGAATGATGCCGCCGGCCTGTTGCAGCGCATCGCTGGGATGTCGGAATTGGCGGCTGACTTTGCCACTGCCACCCAGAACCTTCTGGCCTTACTGCATCAGATCGCCCTGTGCCAGCTGGTTCCCGATTTTCAGCCGGATGACGCATTCGATGTGGCCCAGGTAAAGCGGCTTGCACAGAGCCTCGCTCCGGAAGATGTACAGCTTTACTACCAGATCGGCTTGAGTGGGCAGCGGGAGCTGTCACTCGCACCGGATCCCCGCAGTGGGTTCGAGATGCTGCTGTTGCGCATGCTGGCCTTCAGACCGGAGGCTGCCGGATCTGGTTCGAATACGGGAGAAAGCACCCAGGTACCATCAGGGTCACCTGCTCCGAATGCGACCGCTTCAGTTGGCGGAAAACAGGTAAGAAGAGAGCGCGCGCCGACTCAGGCAGGTAAACCCCAACCAGCGCAGACGGAGAAACGGGAGCAGGTGACCGACCCCAGCCGTTGGGATGAGTTTGCGGCAGGTCTCAGGCTTGGCGGCATTGCCAGCCAGTTGGCCAATAATTGTGCCTTCGCCGGGTGGGATGGGAAGGCGCTCAAGCTCAAGCTTGACCCTGCCTCCAGGCAGCTCAGGGTTGGGCAGGCGGAGAAGCGTCTGCTGGACGGTATCCGGTCCGTATTGGGTGCAGAGGTCAAAATCGACTTTGTGGTGGAAACCTCCGACAAGGAGACTCCCGCCATGCGGCAGAAACGAAACCTGAATGAACGCCAGCAGGAAGCGGAGGCCTCCATGGCTGAAGATCCGCTGGTAAGAGAGCTGGAAGAGCATCTCTCAGCACGAGTGGTCAGTGGCTCTGTCAAACCGGTAGATTGA
- a CDS encoding YbaB/EbfC family nucleoid-associated protein yields the protein MKGGIGNLMKQAQKMQAEMQQAQERLAQEEITGESGGGMVKVIMNGKHEVRRVSIDDSLMEDDKEMLEDLIAAAMNDAAQRVSQKMQESMSGLTAGMGLPPGMKLPF from the coding sequence ATGAAGGGTGGTATAGGCAACCTGATGAAACAGGCCCAGAAGATGCAGGCCGAGATGCAGCAGGCCCAGGAGCGGTTGGCGCAGGAAGAGATTACCGGCGAGTCCGGTGGCGGCATGGTGAAGGTCATCATGAATGGTAAGCATGAGGTGCGTCGCGTGTCTATCGATGACAGCCTTATGGAAGACGATAAAGAGATGCTCGAGGATCTGATCGCAGCGGCCATGAACGATGCGGCTCAGCGGGTCTCCCAGAAAATGCAGGAGAGCATGTCCGGTCTGACTGCCGGGATGGGGCTGCCGCCGGGTATGAAACTGCCATTCTGA
- the recR gene encoding recombination protein RecR: protein MTSQSLLDQLIGALRCLPGVGSKTAQRMAYYLLERDREGGRHLSRIMAEAMERIGRCSRCRTLTELEVCRLCTNSHRDAAQLCVVETPADQTILEQAIDYRGLYFVLGGHLSPLDGIGPREIGLDLLDARFAEGEVKEVILATNPTVEGEATAQYIHDMANARGIRTTRIAQGVPMGGELEYVDGATIAHAFSGRSEF, encoded by the coding sequence ATGACTTCACAGAGTCTGCTCGACCAACTGATAGGGGCGTTGCGCTGCCTGCCCGGTGTGGGTTCCAAGACTGCCCAGCGGATGGCCTACTATCTGCTGGAGCGGGACCGCGAAGGGGGCAGGCATCTCTCCCGCATCATGGCCGAGGCAATGGAGCGGATTGGCCGCTGCAGCCGCTGCCGTACCTTGACTGAGTTGGAGGTTTGTCGTCTCTGCACCAATTCTCACCGCGACGCAGCCCAGTTGTGCGTGGTGGAGACGCCGGCAGACCAGACCATCCTTGAGCAGGCTATCGACTACCGTGGACTCTATTTTGTACTGGGTGGTCATCTCTCTCCCCTGGATGGGATAGGGCCGCGCGAGATCGGCCTGGATCTCCTGGATGCACGGTTCGCAGAGGGAGAAGTCAAGGAGGTCATACTCGCCACCAATCCAACGGTGGAGGGTGAAGCGACAGCCCAGTACATTCACGATATGGCAAATGCCCGGGGCATCCGTACCACGCGCATTGCCCAGGGCGTCCCGATGGGGGGTGAACTGGAGTATGTCGACGGGGCGACCATCGCTCACGCCTTTTCCGGCCGTTCCGAATTTTGA
- a CDS encoding histidine triad nucleotide-binding protein produces MSDCLFCKMVSGDIQPNVVYEDDDVLAFRDLNPQAPTHILVIPKRHISTLNDLEPGDEALMGNLVLSAARIAENEGIAEAGYRTLLNCNAEAGQTVFHIHLHLLGGRPMGWPPG; encoded by the coding sequence ATGAGTGATTGTCTGTTCTGTAAAATGGTCAGCGGCGACATCCAGCCGAATGTGGTCTACGAGGATGATGACGTCCTGGCATTCCGGGATCTGAATCCCCAGGCGCCGACCCATATCCTGGTGATTCCAAAGCGGCATATCTCCACCCTGAACGACCTTGAACCCGGTGATGAGGCCTTGATGGGCAATCTTGTCCTGTCTGCTGCCAGGATCGCCGAGAATGAGGGTATCGCCGAGGCTGGTTATCGCACCCTGCTGAACTGTAACGCCGAGGCGGGGCAGACTGTATTCCACATCCACCTGCATCTGCTGGGCGGGCGTCCGATGGGCTGGCCCCCTGGTTGA